In Candidatus Poribacteria bacterium, the following are encoded in one genomic region:
- a CDS encoding LLM class flavin-dependent oxidoreductase produces MELGFFTMPLHPPGSDTTKTLDDDLEQMIVLDELGYKEAYVGEHFTFTWENIPSPDLFIAKAAALTENIIFGTGITCMPIHNPAVVAHRIAQLDHQTHGRFHWGVGSSSTPSDAEMFMAGEDRRRSTREGIDAVLKIWTDPEPGHYKTDFWEFKIPEYRPNIVSVHMKPYQKPHPPIALAGSSARSDTLIFAGERGWIPMSINLAHVPTIKTHWDAVEEGAEKTGLSPSRSTWRIAREVYVADTTEQARKEALEGTLGRDFRDYWFKLFSPAHFKPSQDIDDADMSLEHLLDTLWIVGSPDHVANRLREIYDEVGGFGVLLAMGHEWDPKEQWLNSMTLLKNEVMPQLADLT; encoded by the coding sequence ATGGAACTTGGATTTTTTACAATGCCTTTGCATCCACCCGGCAGTGACACGACTAAGACATTAGACGACGATCTTGAGCAGATGATAGTCCTTGATGAACTGGGCTACAAAGAAGCTTATGTCGGTGAGCATTTCACGTTTACGTGGGAGAATATTCCGTCTCCTGATCTGTTTATTGCCAAGGCCGCTGCGCTGACAGAGAACATTATTTTTGGCACAGGGATTACGTGTATGCCGATACACAATCCTGCCGTTGTCGCGCATCGTATCGCACAACTGGACCATCAAACGCACGGACGTTTCCATTGGGGAGTCGGTTCAAGTTCCACACCGAGCGATGCGGAGATGTTCATGGCAGGCGAAGACAGGCGTAGATCAACACGAGAGGGGATTGATGCTGTCCTCAAAATCTGGACCGACCCAGAACCCGGACATTACAAGACCGATTTCTGGGAATTTAAGATCCCAGAGTACCGTCCGAACATTGTGAGTGTCCACATGAAGCCTTATCAGAAACCGCATCCGCCAATTGCGTTGGCAGGGTCTTCCGCACGGTCGGACACGCTAATCTTCGCGGGTGAGCGCGGCTGGATTCCGATGAGTATTAATTTAGCGCATGTGCCTACCATTAAAACCCACTGGGACGCAGTGGAAGAGGGTGCCGAAAAGACGGGTTTATCGCCATCTCGTTCAACGTGGCGCATTGCCCGTGAGGTCTACGTCGCGGATACCACCGAGCAGGCACGTAAAGAGGCATTGGAAGGCACACTCGGACGCGATTTTAGAGACTATTGGTTCAAGTTATTTAGCCCGGCGCACTTCAAACCGAGTCAGGATATCGACGACGCAGACATGAGCCTTGAACACCTGTTAGATACTTTATGGATTGTTGGAAGTCCGGATCATGTCGCAAACCGCTTGCGCGAAATTTATGACGAAGTCGGCGGCTTTGGTGTCTTACTCGCCATGGGACACGAATGGGATCCCAAAGAGCAGTGGTTGAACTCAATGACACTCCTCAAGAACGAAGTGATGCCACAACTCGCAGATTTGACATAG